Proteins from a single region of Urocitellus parryii isolate mUroPar1 chromosome 4, mUroPar1.hap1, whole genome shotgun sequence:
- the Lcn2 gene encoding neutrophil gelatinase-associated lipocalin, producing the protein MPLVLLYLGLTLLGALQTQAQDSAPNLIPAPRLSRVPLQQGFQDAQFQGKWYVVGLAGNAVQREEQGQFKMYSTTYDLKEDHSYNVTSTLLRDQGCDHWIRTFVPTSSPGRFTLGNISSYPKIQSYIVQVAATNYNQFAIVYFKKVSENREYFKITLYGRTKELTSKPKERFIRLAKSLGLTDDHIIFPVRIDQCIDN; encoded by the exons ATGCCCCTGGTTCTCCTGTATCTGGGCCTCACCCTGCTGGGAGCCCTGCAGACCCAGGCCCAGGATTCTGCTCCAAACCTGATCCCAGCCCCACGTCTCAGCAGGGTCCCCCTGCAGCAGGGCTTTCAGGATGCCCAG TTCCAGGGGAAATGGTATGTGGTAGGCCTGGCGGGAAATGCAGTTCAGAGAGAAGAACAGGGCCAGTTTAAGATGTACAGCACCACCTACGACCTGAAGGAGGACCACAGCTACAATGTCACCTCTACTCTGCTCAG GGACCAGGGCTGTGACCACTGGATCAGAACTTTTGTCCCAACTTCCTCACCTGGCCGGTTTACCCTGGGAAACATTAGCA GTTATCCCAAAATACAGAGTTACATTGTGCAGGTGGCAGCCACCAACTACAACCAATTTGCCATAGTGTACTTCAAGAAAGTTTCTGAAAACAGGGAATACTTCAAGATCACCCTCTACG GGAGAACCAAGGAGCTGACCTCTAAGCCGAAGGAGAGGTTCATCCGCCTTGCCAAATCTCTGGGCCTCACTGATGACCACATCATCTTCCCTGTCCGCATAG ATCAGTGCATTGACAACTGA